From a region of the Castanea sativa cultivar Marrone di Chiusa Pesio chromosome 10, ASM4071231v1 genome:
- the LOC142613959 gene encoding bidirectional sugar transporter NEC1-like isoform X2 — MATIHAVHLAFVFGLLGNVVSFLVYLAPLPTFSRICKKKSTEGFQSLPYSVALFSAMLTLYYGYLKNRAIMLITINSIGCAIESIYLIIFMIYAPGRARIYTAKLLAFFNLGLFGMIVLCTSLLIKQSYLRLTVVGWMCAIFSVSVFAAPLSIMRLVIKTKSVEFMPFSLSFFLTICATMWFSYGLLIDDFFVATPNILGFIFGIAQMILYIIYKDKKNVVLPEFKVEDAPNGTITSIQLSTTETPGKLNAMNQTQESKIVKGIGDAPTEAIELNV, encoded by the exons ATGGCAACCATTCATGCTGTTCATTTAGCTTTTGTTTTCGGCCTCCTTG GTAATGTTGTATCCTTCCTCGTATACCTAGCACCAct GCCAACTTTTTCTAGGATATGCAAGAAAAAATCAACAGAGGGGTTCCAATCACTGCCCTATTCAGTAGCACTATTTAGTGCAATGTTAACCCTTTACTATGGATACTTAAAGAACCGGGCTATTATGCTAATCACCATCAATTCCATTGGGTGTGCCATTGAGTCCATATACCTTATCATATTCATGATATATGCACCCGGGAGAGCTAGG ATTTATACCGCAAAATTGCTTGCCTTTTTTAACCTAGGACTTTTTGGGATGATTGTGCTTTGCACCTCCCTGCTAATTAAACAAAGTTATTTGAGGCTCACAGTTGTTGGATGGATGTGTGCAATCTTTTCAGTCTCTGTTTTTGCTGCTCCTCTTAGTATCATG AGACTggttataaaaacaaagagtGTGGAATTCATGCCCTTTTCACTGTCATTTTTCTTGACGATTTGTGCTACAATGTGGTTCTCCTATGGTTTATTGATAGATGATTTCTTTGTTGCG ACACCAAACATACTAGGCTTCATATTCGGAATTGCTCAGATGATACTGTACATCATTTACAAGGATAAGAAGAACGTTGTGTTGCCAGAATTTAAGGTTGAAGATGCACCAAATGGCACCATAACAAGCATCCAATTGAGCACAACCGAGACACCAGGGAAACTCAATGCCATGAATCAAACGCAAGAGTCTAAAATAGTTAAAGGGATTGGTGATGCACCTACTGAGGCAATTGAATTAAATGTGTGA
- the LOC142613959 gene encoding bidirectional sugar transporter SWEET14-like isoform X1, with translation MATIHAVHLAFVFGLLGNVVSFLVYLAPLPTFSRICKKKSTEGFQSLPYSVALFSAMLTLYYGYLKNRAIMLITINSIGCAIESIYLIIFMIYAPGRARIYTAKLLAFFNLGLFGMIVLCTSLLIKQSYLRLTVVGWMCAIFSVSVFAAPLSIMTPNILGFIFGIAQMILYIIYKDKKNVVLPEFKVEDAPNGTITSIQLSTTETPGKLNAMNQTQESKIVKGIGDAPTEAIELNV, from the exons ATGGCAACCATTCATGCTGTTCATTTAGCTTTTGTTTTCGGCCTCCTTG GTAATGTTGTATCCTTCCTCGTATACCTAGCACCAct GCCAACTTTTTCTAGGATATGCAAGAAAAAATCAACAGAGGGGTTCCAATCACTGCCCTATTCAGTAGCACTATTTAGTGCAATGTTAACCCTTTACTATGGATACTTAAAGAACCGGGCTATTATGCTAATCACCATCAATTCCATTGGGTGTGCCATTGAGTCCATATACCTTATCATATTCATGATATATGCACCCGGGAGAGCTAGG ATTTATACCGCAAAATTGCTTGCCTTTTTTAACCTAGGACTTTTTGGGATGATTGTGCTTTGCACCTCCCTGCTAATTAAACAAAGTTATTTGAGGCTCACAGTTGTTGGATGGATGTGTGCAATCTTTTCAGTCTCTGTTTTTGCTGCTCCTCTTAGTATCATG ACACCAAACATACTAGGCTTCATATTCGGAATTGCTCAGATGATACTGTACATCATTTACAAGGATAAGAAGAACGTTGTGTTGCCAGAATTTAAGGTTGAAGATGCACCAAATGGCACCATAACAAGCATCCAATTGAGCACAACCGAGACACCAGGGAAACTCAATGCCATGAATCAAACGCAAGAGTCTAAAATAGTTAAAGGGATTGGTGATGCACCTACTGAGGCAATTGAATTAAATGTGTGA
- the LOC142613048 gene encoding CASP-like protein 1E1 — MDGVRSDVKVVESPRRVRISDAFLRLFALAFTLVAAVVVGVSKETEIVPITITPSLPTLHLQFTAKWQYMSAFVYFLVSNAIACSYAAASLVYSLAVSSSFNQDAVVLVLSILDLVIMALLFSANGAAAAIGIIGRDGNSHVQWRKVCDMFGGFCHHFTAALVLSLIGSSAFLLLVAFAVLGLHKKPK; from the exons ATGGATGGAGTGAGGAGTGATGTGAAGGTGGTAGAGAGTCCAAGGAGAGTAAGGATTTCTGATGCCTTCCTGAGACTTTTTGCGTTGGCCTTTACACTGGTTGCAGCAGTTGTGGTGGGTGTTAGCAAGGAGACCGAGATTGTTCCTATCACTATTACACCAAGCTTACCCACCTTGCATCTTCAATTCACAGCAAAGTGGCAGTATATGTCTGCTTTTGT GTACTTCTTGGTATCAAATGCCATAGCATGTTCATATGCAGCAGCATCTTTGGTATACTCATTGGCTGTCAGCTCAAGCTTCAACCAAGATGCAGTAGTATTGGTATTAAGCATCCTAGACCTTGTAATAATGGCACTACTCTTCTCTGCAAATGGTGCAGCGGCTGCTATTGGAATCATTGGCCGTGACGGGAACTCACACGTGCAATGGAGAAAGGTGTGTGATATGTTTGGTGGCTTTTGTCACCACTTCACTGCTGCCTTAGTTCTGTCCCTGATTGGTTCTTCTGCCTTTCTTTTGCTTGTGGCCTTCGCTGTTTTGGGACTTCACAagaaaccaaaatga